The DNA sequence CCCCGTTGTCCAGACCCACCCCGCGATCCCGTCATGGGGCCCGATGGAACAGTGCACGAACCCCTCAAAGACCCCGCTTTGGCAGACCATGTCCATTGCCGTCCCCTGCCCGTTCAACAGGTAGACATAGCAATGTTCGGTCCCCACCAGCTTGCCGGCGCGAACGAGAATCGCCTGCAGGAGGCTGGGCACGTCCAGGCGCCTGACCAGCCCCAGGGAGGTCTCGTGGAATGCGGTCAGGTATTCGTTCTGGCGGCGCAAGAGCTCGTCGGCGCGCTTGCGGTCGCTGATATCCCTGGCCACGGCCATGATCGCCTTGTCACCGTCGAAATCGATCAGGCGGGCCTTCACCTCCACCGGCAGGGTGACGCCGTTCTTGCAGCGCTGGCAGGTTTCGAAGGTGATCTGCCCCAACGCCATGACGAGGGCAAACCGCTCGGGGTTGCGCACGGCGTACTCGGGAGTATCCAGATCTCCTGCCTGCATGCCGATGAACTCCTCGCGGCGGAACCCGTAACGGCTGCACGCCTCGCCGTTCACCTCGAAAATCCTGCCGTCCTTGTGGATAATAAAGATTGCGTCGCTGGACTGTTCGAAGAAGAGCCGAAATTTTTCCTCGCTGACGACGGTGGAGCGTTCGGCGCGCTTCAGGAGCGTAATATCGGAGAAGCTGCCGCGCAGGCCGACATAGGCGCCGTTCTGGCCGAAGACCGGCCGGCTGAGATAGTTCGTCCACCGCACCTCGCCGTCTCTGGTGACGATCCGGAACTCCAGGGGCTCGACGGAGTCGGCGGTTGCGCCTCTCCGGTACTGCTCATCCCAATGTTCCCGATCATCCGGGTGGATAATGGAACTCAACAGGCCGGGCGCGGCGTAGAACTCCTCGGGGCTGTACCCGGTGATGTCGCTGCAGCTGGGAGAGACGTAGTGCATGGTCGCGCAATCCGGGGCGACCCAGAAGACCATCTCCGAAGAGAAATCCACCACCGTGCGATACAGCACTTCCCGCTTGGCAAGCTCCTCCTGCTGCTGGTCCACCTCCTTGAGCAGGCGGTTAAAGGCTTGGGCCAGTACAGCCGGTTCATCGCCCCCCGCGGCGGGGAAGAGGCGGTCGTCGCCTGTTTTGGTCGAGAGGGTTTCCACATGCCGGGCGAGGGCCAGCATCGGCGCGGTCAGCCGGGAAAGGACGCGCCGCAGCAGCAGGGCCGCGAGCAGGGCTATCGGGACAACGATCCCCAGGAAAAGGGCATTCGCCTTTTGGATCGGTTCATAGGCCTGGGAGATGGGATAGTTTGCCGCGATAATCCAGTTCTTGCTCTTGAGGTGTTTGAACGACGCCAGCGTGCGGACCCCGCGGGAGGTCATCGTCTCGGCGGTGCCGTCAAAGCCTGCAATGGCGCGGTCCAGCAGCGGGTTGGCACCCGGGGGGGGCGTCCCATTCACACCCGCCTGGGGAGCGGAATGATACAGGGTGACCCGGTCGGTATTGACGACGTACAGGTAGCCGTTCTTGCCGATCCTGACATCGGAGAGCTTGCCCAGGAACGGGGAGCGGGTCAGGTCGATGCTCCCCCCCAACACCGCGATCAGGACGCCCCCCTCGTCAAACAGCGGGGCGGTGAACATCAGGGCCGGATGGTGGTGTTCCTGAGACGATACATAGGGGTCGGAGACAAACGGTTTCCGGGTGCTGAAGGTTTTTGTCAGGTAGTCGCGGTAGGAGAACTCTTTCCCCGAACGTTCCAACCCCCGGGGCAACTCCGCCATCATGCGGCCGTGCCGGTCGAATATGAAGAAGCCGTTATCGAAGGTGGCGAGATGTTCGCCTTCCCCCCTCAGGAATTCCAGCGCTTTTTGGGGGGAGGAGATCGTTCCGGGCGTGGCCATGCGGGCGATGGCCACCAGCGACTCGCTGGTGGAGGCCACCTGCCGGTCAATCTCATCCGCCAGGACCGACACGATCTGGTACTGCTGTTCGGAAACCCCCTCCTTGACGTGCGACTCGAGGATTCTTTGGGAGAGCAAAAGAATTCCAGCCAGCACACAGACGGAGATGATGGGGTACACAAGGCTTACTTTCGTTTTGAGGGAAAGGGTCCGCATCGCAACGTTTCCGGAATCAATGGTGTTTTCGCGCCGAGCGCATCATTACGGGGCATCTGTCCAGGCGCAGGTTCGAAATATAGCATAGTTTATTGAACCGAAACAAAAACAAAAAACCACGCATCTGCCGGAACGTGTCGCCCGACCTCCATGCCGGCCCCATCGCCCGGCTTGAGGCCAACTTTTTCTTGGACAAGGTGTATCCCATCGAGTAATATGGATCGAATAACTATCAATAAAAGGGAGAAAAAGGGTGGACAAGCTTGTCATCAAGGGCGGGAAAAAACTAGCGGGCGAGGTGCGGGTCAGCGGTTCCAAGAACGCCTCCCTGCCGATCTTCGTGGCCACCATCCTGAACTCCGGGATGAACCAGATCAGCAACGTGCCCTTCCTGCGCGACATCAACACCACCATCAAGGTGCTGGAATCCCTGGGCGCCACCATCGAAGGCAACGGCAACATCGTCAGGATCGACTCCGCCGGTATCCGCAACCACGAGGCGACCTACGAACTGGTAAAAACCATGCGCGCCTCGGTGCTGGTTCTGGGGCCGCTCCTGGCCCGCTTCGGCAAGGCCCGGGTCTCCCTGCCCGGCGGCTGCGCCATCGGCGCCCGCCCCATCAACCTGCACCTCAAGGGGCTCCAGGCCCTGGGTGCCGAGATCAACCTGGAACACGGCTATGTGGAGGCCAAAGCCCGCCACCTGAAAGGGGCGCGGGTCAACTTCGACATCTCCACCGTGGGGGGCACCGAGCACCTGCTGATGACCGCGGCCCTGGCCAAGGGGGAGACGGTCCTGGAGAACGCCGCCCGTGAGCCGGAGATCGTCGATCTGGCCCAGATGCTCAACCTCATGGGAGCCAAGATCGAGGGGGCCGGAACCGACACCATCCACATCCAGGGGGTCACCGAACTCTCCCCCGTTTCCTACTCCGTCATGCCGGACCGCATCGAGGCCGGCACCTTCATGATCGCCTCCGCCATCACCGGGGGGGACGTGAAGATCCACGGCATGAAGCTGGAACACCTGGACGCGCTGGTCTTCAAACTCCAGGACGCCGGGGTGGAGATCACGAGCCACGACAACGTGGTGCGGGTCAAGGCGCCCCGAAAGATCCGCAGCATCAACATCAAGACCCGCCCCTACCCCGGCTTTCCCACGGACATGCAGGCCCAATTCATGGCCCTCATGTGCGTGGCCGACGGGGCGAGCGTCATCAGCGAGAACATCTTCGAGAACCGTTTCATGCACGTCTCCGAGCTCCAGCGCTTCGGGGCGGACATCACCATCGAGGGGAACAGCGCCACGGTCAAGGGGGTCAGGAAACTCTCCGGCGCGCCGGTCATGGCCACCGACCTGCGGGCGTCGGCGTCCCTGATCCTGGCCGGCCTGGCCGCGGACAACGTCACCGAGATCTCCCGCATTTATCATCTGGACCGGGGGTATGAGTCCATCGAGAAGAAGCTGGCAGGGCTGGGAGCGGATATCAAAAGGGTACAGGAGTGACGAATGCCGCTTTTCCGCAATCTCTGCGTTGTCGTTCGGAATCTCCTTGTGCGGCGTAGCGCTGCTACGCCTCCGCGGGCTTCCTCCTCCGCCTTGACCTTGCGAAAAATCGACATCCGAAAGGAATAAACTCAGGTGAATGACTGGATTACTATTGCAATACCGAAAGGCCGCATCCTGGAAGAATCGGTGGAGCTGTTCGGCAGGATCGGCATCGACTGCCGGGAACTGCTCTCCGACTCCCGCAAGCTGATCTTCGAGAATACGGAACAGCGCATGCGCTATATGATCGTGCGCGCCACCGACGTCCCCACCTACGTGGAGTACGGCAGCGCCGACCTGGGTATCGTGGGCAAGGACACGCTCATGGAACAGGGCAAGGACCTGTACGAGCCGCTGGACCTGAAGTTCGGCTACTGCCGCATGATGGTGGCCGAGCCGGCCAACCTGGCCCGCACCGACGACCCCTCCGGCTGGTCCCACATCCGCATCGCCACCAAGTACCCCCATGTGGCCGAGACCTATTTCGCCTCCAAGGGGATTCAGGTGGAGATCATCAAACTGTACGGCTCCATCGAGCTGGCCCCGCTGGTGGGGCTGTCCGAGCGGATCGTGGACCTGGTGTCCACCGGCGAGACCCTGCGCCAGAACGGCCTGGTGGAGGTGGAGAGCATCGCCGAGATCACCACCCGGCTGATCGTCAACCGCGCCAGCCTCAAAACCAAGTACGAGCGGATCACCCACATCATACAAGGACTGGAAAAAGAGCTTCAGTCCACATAAGCCTAAAATAAGCATTTGCACCACAAAAACACAAAGAACACTAAGTAAAATCAGTCGGTTGTCTTACCAAAGTCTTGCACCTGATTGGTTCGGTTTTTTATTTTCCATAAGCATCTGAATTTCTTTGTGCCCTTTGTGTCTTTGTGGTTATTAACTACCGCATTCAGGATGAACGCTGTAAAGAGGGACTCCATGCTATTTCTCGATATACGCGACAACGATTTTACTGAGAAGTTCGGCGCCATCCTCGCCCGGGGCGAAGAGACCGGCCGGGAGGTGGAACAGACCGTGCTCGGCATCATCGCCGACGTGCGCAAGCGGGGCGACGCCGCCGTGCTGGAGCTGACCCGGCGCTTCGACCGTCTGGAGGCGGCCTCCGTGGCCGAGCTGGAGGTCACCCCCGCCGAGATCGAGGCGGCCTTCGCCCAGGTTGACGAAGCGGACGCGGCGGCGCTCAAGCTGGCCGTGGAGCGGGTGGCCCGGTTTCACGAAAAACAGAAGCAGCAGACCTGGATCTCCACCGAGGAGCCGGACATCATGCTGGGGCAGAAGGTCACCCCCCTGGCGCGGGTCGGCATCTACGTTCCGGGCGGCAAGGCCAGTTATCCCAGCAGCGTGATCATGAACGCCGTGCCGGCCCGGGTGGCGGGCGTCGGCGAGATCATCATGGTGGCCCCCACGCCGGGGGGGCAGATCAACCCCCACGTGGTGGTGGCAGCCAAACTGGCCGGGGTGGACCGTATCTTCCGCCTGGGCGGGGCCCAGGCGGTGGCGGCCCTGGCCTACGGCACCGAAACCATCCCCAAGGTGGACAAGATCACCGGGCCGGGCAACATCTACGTGGCCACGGCCAAGAAGCTGGTCTTCGGCGCCGTGGGCATCGACATGATCGCCGGGCCGAGCGAGATCCTGGTCATCAGCGACGGCAGCGGCAACCCGGTCCACATCGCGGCGGACCTCCTCTCCCAGGCCGAACACGACGAACTGGCCTCCTCCATCCTCATCACCACCGACCGGGCCTTCGGCGAGCGGGTGGCGGCCGAGGTGGAGCGGCAGCTGGCCCAGCTCTCGCGGGAGGCCATCGCCCGCGCCTCGTGGGACAAGTACGGCGCCGTCATCGTGGCCGCAGACCTGGACGAGGTCATCGCCTTCTCCAACCGTATCGCGCCGGAGCATCTGGAACTGGCCGTAGCCGATCCCTTCGCCATCCTGTCCCGCATCACCAATGCCGGGGCCATCTTCATGGGGCACTGGACCCCCGAGGCGGCGGGCGACTACCTGGCCGGGCCGAACCACACCCTGCCCACCGGCGGCACGGCCCGTTTCTTCTCACCCCTGTCCGTGGACGACTTTGTGAAGAAATCCTCCATCGTCTATTTCTCCGAGGGAGGGCTGAAACGGCTGGGGAGCGACATCATGCGTATCGCCGGGCTGGAAGGGCTGGAGGCCCACGGCAAGTCGGTGGGCAAACGGCTGGCATAGACGAGAGGCGCTATCGAACTCGATACGAGAGGCACCCGGAGACGATCCGGGTGCCTCTTTCATTTGCTGGCGGCGGCTTCGGGGGAGAGCCCTGAAACGGCATTTGCCGCCAGGGTGATATGCCCGTCGGCTGCGCGTTCAGCGAGCAGGGCGGGGTGTTTGGGGTAGCGACCCGCTGCCAAAGAGCGGCTGAGAGGGGCATGATGAAAAACGTCGGGCGCTTGTCACCCATCCCGCTGCCGTATACCTGATCCGCCTAACGCCGGAGTAAGTACGTTAACCGTTCAATAATATTATTTTATTATCGGCACGACCCGCTTATCCGCCATCATGGATGCCAAAAAATACGCTTGACTAATATACGTACGAGTAATAGATTAATTATTTTTAAATAATGCTTGGCATGGCGGCGGAATGGGGCTGTGACGCTGGTTAGCTTTCATTCTTCATCAATAACTGAAAACGAAAGGGTAAAAATTCCAATGAAATCGTGGGCTGATCTGAGGATAGGGACAAAACTGTTAACCGGCTTTATGTTTTTGGCGGTCATCGCCGCTATTGTCAATGGCATAAGCTCGCTCCGCCTGGCGGAAATCAAGAGGATGCAGCAGGAACTGTCCACGCAGGATATTAAGCCGATGAAGGATATTGTGGAGCTTACCGAGGCATTCCAGAAGATGCGGGTGGCTATCCGCGATACCTCCCTGGCGCAGACGCCGGAGGCTTTGGCAAAGGCCGACGCTGCCGGGAAGGAAAGTTTCAAGGCTGCTAACGAAGCATTGACCGCCATTGCCGCCAGTTCCGAGAAGTCCAAAGCCCCGGCGGAAGCAATGAAGGATCTCATTACCAAGGTCGATACCATTTACGGCAAGGTCGGCGCCCTGATGGCTGCGGGCAAGAGCGCCGAGGCCGACGCCCTTCTCAGGGAGCCCAGCTCCGCCCAGATAGTCAAGGACTGCACTGAGCAGCTCAAGACGTTGACCGCCACCAAGATCAGCCATGGCAAGAGGAACACCGAGGCCGCCATAGCCATCACGAATTCATCGCTGATTCTGTCCATCGTCTGCGCGGTGGCCATGCTGCTGATCGCCGTCGTATTCGGTTCTCTGATCACCCGCTCCATAACAGGGCCGGTCCAGGCTCTGGCGAAGCAGGCGGAAAAGATCGCCGCCGGCGACCTGACGGTGAAGATCGAGCACGAGTCCCGGGATGAAATCGGCATATTGGCCGCCTCCTTTGCCAAGATGACCGAGAGTCTGCACGACACCCTCCAGAGGGTCAGCGACACCTCGGCTCAGGTGGCGACCGCGTCGAACCAGCTCCAGTCGGCATCGGAACAGATCGCCACCGGGGCGGAAGAGGTTTCCGGCCAGGCCCAGACCGTGGCGACCGCCAGCGAGGAGTTGTCGGCCACATCCGGCGATATCGCCCAGAACTGCCACGCTGCGGCCCAGGGTGCCGAGCAGGCGACCGGCGCCGCCCAGAGCGGCGCTGCGGTGGTGGCGCAGACGGTCAGCGTCATGACCCGCATCGCCGGGCGGGTCAACTCCACCGCCCAGAGTGTCAGCGGGCTCGGAGCCCGGTCGGATCAGATCGGCGCCATCGTCGGCACCATCGAGGACATCGCCGACCAGACCAACCTGTTGGCCCTGAACGCGGCCATCGAGGCGGCCCGTGCCGGGGAGCAGGGACGCGGTTTTGCCGTCGTCGCCGATGAGGTCAGGGCCCTGGCCGAACGCACCACCAAGGCGACCAAAGAGATCGACGCCATGATCAAGGCGATCCAGACGGAAACCAAAGAGGCGGTTTCAACCATGGAGGAGGGGGTGAGAGAGGTTCAACAGGGGACGGAAGAGGCGTCGAAATCAGGCGAGGCCATTCAGGAAATCCTGGAACAGATCAACGCCGTCACCATGCAGGTAAGCCAGATCGCCACGGCGGCCGAAGAACAGTCGGCGACCACCAGCGAGATCACCAACAATATCCACCAGATCTCCGAAGTGGTCCAGCAGACGGCCCAGAGTTCCCAGGAATCCGCCGATGCGGCCGGGCAACTCGCCAAGCTGTCGGATGATCTCCGTTCCCTGGTCAACCAGTTCAGGTTGGCATAGGCGCAGGGGAAAAACGGCGACCGGGAGTTTCCGGCCGCCTCGGAAAGATACCATCAGAGGCACCCGGAGGCGATCCGGGTGCCTTTTTTGTGTACTCGCGGCAGATGCGCCGCCCTGTCATGGCGCACCTACTTGCCGACCATCCCCAGACAATAGACCAGCACGGGGGTCGCCAGCACGTTGAACAGCCCGACGAGCACCATGACCAGACCGGCGATGGCGCCGACCTCCTGATCTATCTGATGCGCCTTTGCCGTCCCGGCTCCGTGAGCCCCCATCCCCAGGAGGGCGCCTCGCGAAAAGACCGAGCGCAGCGGCAGGCAGTTGATCAGTCCCTCGCCCAGCGCCGCCCCCAACACCCCCGTGAGCACCACGAAAACCGCGGTGAGCCCCGGCGCGCCGCCGATGTCGCCGGAAACGGCCATGGCGAACGGCGTGCTCATGGAGCGGGGCAGCAGGCTCAAGCGCAGACTTTCATTCAGACCGAGCAGGTTGGAGAGTTCCCACGAGGAAACCACCGCCGTTGCGCTCCCCGCCACCACGCCCACCACCAGCAGCACCCAGTGCCGGCAGATCAAAGCGCGCTGTTCATAGATGGGCACGGCAAAGGCGACGGTCGCCGGTCCGAGCAAGGCGACCAGCCAGTGGGTGCCCCGGATATACTGGGCATAGCTGACATGGAACAGAAGCGTCGCCAGGATGAGCAGCACCGGAGTGATGAACAGCGGCGACGACAGCATGCACGACTTGCGCCGGTACAGGGCCTTGCCTAGGGCATACAGCCCAATGGTCAGCACGGACCAGAACGCGGCCTGAAACAATGGCATATTACTTTGCAACATCCACATCCTCTTTTCCCAACCGATAACAGAGGTCGATGGCCCCCGCCGTAACCGTCATGACGGTAAGCGTCCCCAGCACGATCACCGCGAGGATCTTCACCCCCAGCAGCCCGAGAAATTCCGGGTGGTCCAAAACAGCCAATACCGCCGGGACAAAGAACAGCAGCATCTCGGCAAGATACCACTCGGCCCCCCGGCGCACCGTCCGGACCCGGAGCCGTTTGCCGACCAGCAGGGCCAGCATGATCAGCAACCCGACAATCGCGCCGGGAATCGCAATGCCGGTGATGCGTACGATGGCTTCCCCCAGTGCCCAGAACAGCAGGATAAGCAGGGCCTGAAACGGACGGCTCAAACGGAAGCGCCGCAGCCAGAAGCTCATGCGTTGATAGATGGTCATACCCTTTCCTCTCTTCACATTTACTATTTGTATAATATCCCGGCCCATGTTATTCGTAAAACGAATTAAATTCATAAGCCATATTCCAAATAGGACTAACTATGGAAATGAGAACATTGCGGGCCTTTGTCGAGGTGGTGCGTCACGGGGGCTTTTCACGGGCCGCAAAGACGCTGTACGTGACCCAGTCCGCCGTCAGCAAGGCCGTTAAACAGCTGGAGGAGGAGTTGAGCCTCCAACTGGTGGAAAGGATCGGCCAGGGGTGCACGATGACGGCGGCGGGAGAGATGGTCTACCGGCGGGCGCTCACGATCCTGGCCCAGGGGGACGATCTGAAAGCGGAACTGGAGGAGTTGCGGGGACTCAGGGGAGGCACGCTGCGCCTCGGGGTGCCGCTCATCGGCAGCAACACCCTCTTTGCCCACTGGTTCGCCGCCTTTCGCAGCCGCTACCCCGGCGTGGATCTGCGGCTGGTGGAGCACGGCAGCAAGCGTCTGGAAGAGCTGGTGCTGGCGGGGGAACTGGACCTGGCGGCAACACTGCTGCCGGTGGGAGCGGAGTTCGAGTGGCAGGAGGTATGGCGCGAGCCCATCGACGTGCTGTTGGCGGCGGACCACCCCCTGGCGGCAGCGGAGCGGCTCACCTTCGCGGCGCTGGGGGACGAGCCGTTCATCCTCTACGGGCCGGGTTTCGCCCTCAACCCGATGATCTTGGAGGCCTGCCGGGAAGCGGGATTCACGCCCAAGGTCGCGGCAAACTCCAGCCAGATCGACTTCATCATCGAATTGGTGGCCTCGAAGCTCGGCGTCGCCCTGCTGCCGCGCATGATCGCGGAGCAGC is a window from the Oryzomonas sagensis genome containing:
- the hisD gene encoding histidinol dehydrogenase encodes the protein MLFLDIRDNDFTEKFGAILARGEETGREVEQTVLGIIADVRKRGDAAVLELTRRFDRLEAASVAELEVTPAEIEAAFAQVDEADAAALKLAVERVARFHEKQKQQTWISTEEPDIMLGQKVTPLARVGIYVPGGKASYPSSVIMNAVPARVAGVGEIIMVAPTPGGQINPHVVVAAKLAGVDRIFRLGGAQAVAALAYGTETIPKVDKITGPGNIYVATAKKLVFGAVGIDMIAGPSEILVISDGSGNPVHIAADLLSQAEHDELASSILITTDRAFGERVAAEVERQLAQLSREAIARASWDKYGAVIVAADLDEVIAFSNRIAPEHLELAVADPFAILSRITNAGAIFMGHWTPEAAGDYLAGPNHTLPTGGTARFFSPLSVDDFVKKSSIVYFSEGGLKRLGSDIMRIAGLEGLEAHGKSVGKRLA
- a CDS encoding CidA/LrgA family protein; translation: MTIYQRMSFWLRRFRLSRPFQALLILLFWALGEAIVRITGIAIPGAIVGLLIMLALLVGKRLRVRTVRRGAEWYLAEMLLFFVPAVLAVLDHPEFLGLLGVKILAVIVLGTLTVMTVTAGAIDLCYRLGKEDVDVAK
- a CDS encoding LrgB family protein, with amino-acid sequence MPLFQAAFWSVLTIGLYALGKALYRRKSCMLSSPLFITPVLLILATLLFHVSYAQYIRGTHWLVALLGPATVAFAVPIYEQRALICRHWVLLVVGVVAGSATAVVSSWELSNLLGLNESLRLSLLPRSMSTPFAMAVSGDIGGAPGLTAVFVVLTGVLGAALGEGLINCLPLRSVFSRGALLGMGAHGAGTAKAHQIDQEVGAIAGLVMVLVGLFNVLATPVLVYCLGMVGK
- a CDS encoding methyl-accepting chemotaxis protein — translated: MKSWADLRIGTKLLTGFMFLAVIAAIVNGISSLRLAEIKRMQQELSTQDIKPMKDIVELTEAFQKMRVAIRDTSLAQTPEALAKADAAGKESFKAANEALTAIAASSEKSKAPAEAMKDLITKVDTIYGKVGALMAAGKSAEADALLREPSSAQIVKDCTEQLKTLTATKISHGKRNTEAAIAITNSSLILSIVCAVAMLLIAVVFGSLITRSITGPVQALAKQAEKIAAGDLTVKIEHESRDEIGILAASFAKMTESLHDTLQRVSDTSAQVATASNQLQSASEQIATGAEEVSGQAQTVATASEELSATSGDIAQNCHAAAQGAEQATGAAQSGAAVVAQTVSVMTRIAGRVNSTAQSVSGLGARSDQIGAIVGTIEDIADQTNLLALNAAIEAARAGEQGRGFAVVADEVRALAERTTKATKEIDAMIKAIQTETKEAVSTMEEGVREVQQGTEEASKSGEAIQEILEQINAVTMQVSQIATAAEEQSATTSEITNNIHQISEVVQQTAQSSQESADAAGQLAKLSDDLRSLVNQFRLA
- the hisG gene encoding ATP phosphoribosyltransferase, whose amino-acid sequence is MNDWITIAIPKGRILEESVELFGRIGIDCRELLSDSRKLIFENTEQRMRYMIVRATDVPTYVEYGSADLGIVGKDTLMEQGKDLYEPLDLKFGYCRMMVAEPANLARTDDPSGWSHIRIATKYPHVAETYFASKGIQVEIIKLYGSIELAPLVGLSERIVDLVSTGETLRQNGLVEVESIAEITTRLIVNRASLKTKYERITHIIQGLEKELQST
- the murA gene encoding UDP-N-acetylglucosamine 1-carboxyvinyltransferase — encoded protein: MDKLVIKGGKKLAGEVRVSGSKNASLPIFVATILNSGMNQISNVPFLRDINTTIKVLESLGATIEGNGNIVRIDSAGIRNHEATYELVKTMRASVLVLGPLLARFGKARVSLPGGCAIGARPINLHLKGLQALGAEINLEHGYVEAKARHLKGARVNFDISTVGGTEHLLMTAALAKGETVLENAAREPEIVDLAQMLNLMGAKIEGAGTDTIHIQGVTELSPVSYSVMPDRIEAGTFMIASAITGGDVKIHGMKLEHLDALVFKLQDAGVEITSHDNVVRVKAPRKIRSINIKTRPYPGFPTDMQAQFMALMCVADGASVISENIFENRFMHVSELQRFGADITIEGNSATVKGVRKLSGAPVMATDLRASASLILAGLAADNVTEISRIYHLDRGYESIEKKLAGLGADIKRVQE
- a CDS encoding LysR family transcriptional regulator, with product MEMRTLRAFVEVVRHGGFSRAAKTLYVTQSAVSKAVKQLEEELSLQLVERIGQGCTMTAAGEMVYRRALTILAQGDDLKAELEELRGLRGGTLRLGVPLIGSNTLFAHWFAAFRSRYPGVDLRLVEHGSKRLEELVLAGELDLAATLLPVGAEFEWQEVWREPIDVLLAADHPLAAAERLTFAALGDEPFILYGPGFALNPMILEACREAGFTPKVAANSSQIDFIIELVASKLGVALLPRMIAEQRHHRLTRCIPVDQPAIFWHLALIWRRGGYLSHAAQAWLGLAGEPGIRITPERS
- a CDS encoding PAS domain S-box protein, which encodes MRTLSLKTKVSLVYPIISVCVLAGILLLSQRILESHVKEGVSEQQYQIVSVLADEIDRQVASTSESLVAIARMATPGTISSPQKALEFLRGEGEHLATFDNGFFIFDRHGRMMAELPRGLERSGKEFSYRDYLTKTFSTRKPFVSDPYVSSQEHHHPALMFTAPLFDEGGVLIAVLGGSIDLTRSPFLGKLSDVRIGKNGYLYVVNTDRVTLYHSAPQAGVNGTPPPGANPLLDRAIAGFDGTAETMTSRGVRTLASFKHLKSKNWIIAANYPISQAYEPIQKANALFLGIVVPIALLAALLLRRVLSRLTAPMLALARHVETLSTKTGDDRLFPAAGGDEPAVLAQAFNRLLKEVDQQQEELAKREVLYRTVVDFSSEMVFWVAPDCATMHYVSPSCSDITGYSPEEFYAAPGLLSSIIHPDDREHWDEQYRRGATADSVEPLEFRIVTRDGEVRWTNYLSRPVFGQNGAYVGLRGSFSDITLLKRAERSTVVSEEKFRLFFEQSSDAIFIIHKDGRIFEVNGEACSRYGFRREEFIGMQAGDLDTPEYAVRNPERFALVMALGQITFETCQRCKNGVTLPVEVKARLIDFDGDKAIMAVARDISDRKRADELLRRQNEYLTAFHETSLGLVRRLDVPSLLQAILVRAGKLVGTEHCYVYLLNGQGTAMDMVCQSGVFEGFVHCSIGPHDGIAGWVWTTGEPLYVGNYSQWEHRLPDADRIVLRAMVGVPLKSNDRVVGVLGLAFLEEGRLFDEEHMAILTQFAELASVALDNAQLYDAVQRELAERQKAEASLRKLTVGVEQNPASIIITDTGGTIEYVNPRFSEVTGYSSVEAVGQNTRMFKSGTTSPAEYRLLWETILGGREWRGEFHNRKKSGELYWEQAVIAPIRDEKGLITHFIAINEDITDRKRLESELHHSQKMEAIGQLAGGIAHDFNNILTAVIGYASIMQIKLPEESPFRNGVEQILATAERGSSLTKGLLAFSRKQHTITRHINLNEIVERVQKLLQRLISEDIRLTTRLAGEELPVMVDSVQIEQVLMSLAANARDAMPGGGEIAIGSALVDLDSSFAAMNGLGQPGRFALLTVSDTGQGMDEETISHIFEPFFTTKGTGKGTGLGLSIAYGIVKKHNGCIVCTSEKGRGTSFRIYLPCSDVESGDDEQEAPRVSPPAGQQVVLLADDNESTRRFSREVLEEFGYSVIEAEDGRQALDRFYEYSKQVGLLILDVIMPEMKGREVYEAIRAGNPGVKVLFTSGYTEEIVRSQEVLDESLPFIAKPYMPKELLMKIREVLGHGE